In the genome of Tachysurus vachellii isolate PV-2020 chromosome 9, HZAU_Pvac_v1, whole genome shotgun sequence, one region contains:
- the qser1 gene encoding glutamine and serine-rich protein 1 isoform X2, with protein MLHNTALSGSMDGRYAGSGFTERRAASGETADWAYSNPSSSSYGATHIETDLPQRQSYTSSHTLTTYTTSQHPTGVSGVFDTGVHTTGSSSAESSVVNFISPIESRGHQAGPGATTLLPQFRTSPWQTGTNSSTELFLTGALPASGTFPTLSALSSYQHSSTFPTRSFATTSPLSVQHTTFSSSNGLLSNNESLLQIKPSHTTVPTAFAFDRLGGASLGSSLPIQSSTYRSAQESAPHLLQPQFSLLPSPLSNSQQIMPPYGAPVFSSSIERALQRECSVIKHHQRPSNTQPVQQQLSVSVQHSLQDYLPDNADVSFQDPSRHTPVSNSPNGIPNQSINSTVQQKTPTVQLQQTQTHSSSLPSSGFSSTCGMKAKDESNKTADDRGEDSELHDQEASSPMQQHRYASTAQNQSSVIASQSQLYTSAQLSSLMSVSPSQTHITSQSLMSNLSEPQAFSPNQPEKLPSIYKTLPLLATHSENQTSVSHSLMYASGQKHIMSSASNREEYDEQAQRLCMGSASHNYSSSHSQNLSTVSYYAQVPESVSPSQSYASGQSLTPSPPFTSSYGHSLPSSNSNQDYTLMQPSPSKSDGMLLHQTQKYLLSDQSSSSTPTYTQAIQINLSSVEQNPGYDKKKEEESLFLTSKENCGELSIHDMQRLQQASISSSIQSSVSNSVVGVQSNVVYVVSKLEDRQAHSVIRSNSRSEDQLIGLAPTSSTKDERMSTLIGQLVSPAHSYVTSGTKNNSLLVQSSHVALSTDQLKEHPVLLKVPTAQQVDQQTQSNHRDQRQLSKEQAQFVQLPSAQVLLEPSQMILVQKPLLQTLSNQSKPVQMQPISVQFLQMNNEILNSTVSTVEIPQITHQAVESMKQQLVQKDIFNSVTNQHDSKQHFTLSSICFPDSMLMTDERNILSNVDDILAATAAACGVTPQDFKTSSSEVDLASISSPSDSKCRYEVNNKHEANNFSSQHLISSTQTITSSVNGVQLTTDIHKEAEGHQSFTPPNSHTQQNNSQHEISEKVTNNHKKNEVSPKGLTSNGSYVNSNGGTMNTFSNNHTDFHLTSQEYNPTGFEKTDISKNKIQPKVTKSVKMEETFAECSSDSLSKKRVRSKGSSKQAIEDANGQPKPQKRSGQVKRQNSKGSETSSSSTSEGCIDGYQQQERIRQKIKEVEEKQPEVKTGFIGSFLDFLKSGPKQQFSSPPIRPPNRARKSSVPKRPFNQLSMPPTPIPSSTSMVSPDINTVSSSKRLDEDLQKNLETLPSFSSDEDESVGKNQDLQKSISSALSSLDEPLDKQQSVSKGSGESTSQEQSANTKLVSTQSEDTKLKEQQNPGLEVPVEDLVKNIPLGQLAVSLNTVAIEGLTDEELSDSGEEGMYRERDEFVVKNEDIESLQVTLKAGVEPPAIWKVQKALLQKFIPELRDGKRVFSATNSYLGYFGDAKTMYRRVYVKFLDTVNKREYVRVCNRKPRCKPMHSMSTKQSLSKPRPKQPKAKAEPPPKKRKKWKEEFTESAQLASSEAVGEDDEFIPPVPFTSRFLNTRTMKETFKSFVELLISVALDADVMITLERENDELLLPHMKKVDGMITDNRRRLLPKLRVGQVFKNALDIFPELSVVTELKTDGETPTFKVRLSGKAYNRKTMKPAKSPIKLPLEYTVEQQKTHWFSLYHSLQHYKYHTYLMCMDEITLLRSRGMDVGQEETVQTCIGNRAWVEGLFDRFGELLTQVQQACL; from the exons ATGTTACACAACACAGCCCTTAGCGGGAGCATGGACGGACGCTACGCGGGCTCGGGCTTCACAGAGCGGCGGGCCGCATCAGGCGAGACCGCGGATTGGGCCTACAGCAACCCGAGCAG CTCCAGTTACGGTGCGACTCACATAGAGACGGACCTTCCCCAACGGCAATCCTACACCTCAAGTCATACACTCACTACCTACACCACCTCTCAACACCCCACAG GTGTGTCTGGTGTCTTTGATACTGGTGTGCACACCACAGGAAGCAGCAGTGCTGAATCATCAGTCGTGAATTTCATCTCTCCCATTGAATCCCGAGGCCATCAGGCTGGACCTGGAGCCACAACTCTACTTCCCCAGTTCAGGACTTCACCATGGCAGACTG GCACAAATTCTTCCACAGAGCTCTTTCTTACTGGAGCTCTCCCTGCTTCTGGAACGTTTCCTACCCTATCAGCTCTTTCTTCCTACCAGCATTCCAGCACCTTTCCCACTCGGAGTTTTGCCACCACATCACCATTATCTGTACAACACACTACGTTTAGCTCTTCAAATGGCTTGCTTTCCAATAATGAGAGTCTACTTCAGATCAAACCTTCTCATACCACTGTGCCAACAGCTTTTGCCTTTGACCGCCTGGGCGGTGCTTCCCTCGGTTCTAGCCTTCCAATACAGTCATCTACATATCGTTCAGCCCAGGAGTCTGCGCCACATCTCCTCCAGCCACAGTTCAGCCTTCTACCCTCTCCCTTAAGTAACTCGCAGCAGATTATGCCACCTTATGGAGCCCCAGTTTTCTCCAGTTCCATCGAACGAGCACTTCAGCGTGAATGTAGTGTCATCAAGCACCATCAGCGGCCTTCTAACACCCAGCCAGTCCAGCAGCAGCTGTCTGTCAGTGTGCAACACTCTTTGCAAGATTACCTACCTGACAATGCTGATGTCTCTTTCCAGGATCCTTCTCGTCATACACCGGTTTCCAACAGCCCTAACGGAATTCCCAATCAGTCCATTAATAGCACTGTTCAGCAAAAGACTCCCACAGTGCAGCTGcagcaaacacagacacattcctCATCTTTGCCCTCTTCAGGGTTTTCCTCCACGTGTGGAATGAAAGCCAAGGATGAGTCAAACAAAACAGCAGATGATCGTGGTGAGGACTCCGAGTTGCATGATCAGGAAGCCTCATCACCCATGCAACAGCATAGGTATGCTTCCACAGCCCAGAATCAGAGTTCTGTGATTGCTAGCCAGTCACAGCTGTACACGTCAGCACAGCTTTCCAGTTTGATGTCTGTTAGCccttcacagacacacattacaTCTCAAAGTCTCATGAGCAACCTCAGTGAACCACAAGCCTTCTCTCCCAATCAGCCAGAGAAACTACCTTCTATATACAAAACATTGCCATTGTTGGCTACACATTCAGAAAATCAGACATCGGTTAGCCACTCTCTTATGTATGCTTCTGGCCAAAAGCACATAATGTCTTCAGCGTCAAACAGAGAGGAGTATGATGAGCAGGCACAAAGACTTTGCATGGGCAGTGCTTCTCACAATTATTCTTCCAGTCACTCTCAGAATTTGTCCACTGTCAGTTATTATGCCCAGGTACCAGAATCTGTTAGTCCCTCTCAGAGTTATGCATCAGGTCAGTCTCTCACACCTAGTCCTCCTTTCACTTCCTCCTATGGCCACAGCTTACCATCCAGTAATTCCAACCAAGATTACACCCTAATGCAGCCTTCTCCAAGCAAGTCAGATGGCATGCTGCTGCATCAGACTCAGAAATACTTGCTGTCTGACCAGTCATCATCCTCCACACCCACTTATACACAAGCCATCCAGATCAACCTGTCCTCGGTAGAACAAAACCCAGGCTATGACAAAAAGAAGGAAGAGGAGAGTTTGTTCCTTACATCCAAAGAAAACTGTGGAGAGCTTTCTATTCATGATATGCAGCGATTACAGCAGGCTTCAATAAGTAGTTCTATCCAGAGTTCTGTCAGTAACAGTGTTGTTGGGGTACAGAGCAATGTAGTATATGTTGTTTCAAAATTGGAAGACAGACAAGCACATAGTGTGATCCGAAGCAACTCTCGATCCGAAGATCAGTTAATAGGTCTTGCACCAACGTCATCCACAAAGGATGAGCGAATGAGTACTTTAATTGGGCAGTTGGTAAGCCCTGCCCATTCTTATGTAACCTCTGGCACAAAAAACAACTCTTTATTAGTGCAGTCCTCCCATGTAGCCTTGAGCACTGACCAACTAAAAGAACACCCTGTGCTTCTCAAAGTTCCTACTGCTCAACAAGTGGACCAGCAAACTCAGAGTAACCACAGAGATCAGAGGCAGTTGTCAAAGGAACAGGCACAGTTTGTTCAACTACCCAGTGCCCAAGTCCTTCTGGAGCCCTCACAGATGATCCTTGTTCAAAAACCTTTGCTCCAGACATTGTCAAATCAGTCTAAGCCAGTCCAAATGCAGCCTATTTCAGTTCAGTTCCTgcaaatgaataatgaaatcCTGAATTCTACAGTCAGTACGGTTGAGATCCCACAGATAACCCACCAAGCTGTGGAGTCCATGAAGCAACAGCTGGTCCAAAAAGACATTTTCAACAGTGTAACAAATCAGCACGATTCTAAGCAGCACTTTACCTTAAGTTCCATCTGCTTCCCTGATTCCATGCTAATGACAGATGAGAGGAACATTCTGTCCAACGTGGATGACATACTAGCTGCCACAGCAGCTGCCTGTGGAGTCACACCTCAGGACTTTAAAACCTCGTCTTCTGAAGTGGACTTGGCATCGATATCCAGTCCTTCAGACTCTAAGTGCCGCTACGAAGTTAATAACAAGCACGAAGCTAATAATTTCTCTTCACAGCATTTGATCTCAAGCACGCAGACCATTACATCATCTGTAAATGGTGTACAGTTGACAACAGACATTCACAAAGAAGCTGAAGGACACCAATCATTCACACCaccaaactctcacacacaacaaaataacTCTCAGCATGAAATATCTGAGAAGGTGACAAATAATCACAAGAAAAACGAAGTATCACCCAAGGGCCTTACTAGCAATGGTTCATATGTAAATTCTAATGGAGGTACTATGAACACATTTTCCAACAACCACACTGATTTTCACCTTACCTCACAGGAATATAATCCCACTGGGTTCGAAAAAACAGACATATCAAAAAATAAGATTCAACCTAAAGTAACGAAGAGTGTTAAAATGGAGGAAACGTTTGCAGAATGCTCCTCTGATAGTCTTTCTAAAAAGCGAGTCAGGTCAAAAGGTTCTTCCAAGCAAGCTATCGAAGATGCAAATGGTCAGCCGAAACCTCAAAAAAGAAGTGGCCAAGTAAAGCGACAGAACTCCAAAGGAAGTGAGACAAGTTCATCCTCAACCTCTGAGGGCTGTATTGATGGCTACCAGCAACAGGAAAGAATacggcaaaaaataaaagaggtcGAAGAGAAACAGCCAGAAGTTAAAACTGGGTTCATTGGATCTTTCCTGGACTTTCTTAAATCTGGGCCTAAACAACAATTCTCCTCACCACCCATACGGCCACCCAACCGCGCAAGAAAGTCTTCAGTTCCCAAAAGACCTTTTAACCAATTGTCAATGCCCCCTACACCCATACCCTCATCAACTTCAATGGTTTCACCAGATATCAACACTGTTAGCTCTTCTAAGAGACTGGACGAGGACCTTCAGAAGAATTTGGAGACACTCCCATCTTTCTCCTCAGATGAGGATGAATCAGTTGGTAAAAACCAAGACCTTCAAAAGAGCATCAGTTCTGCACTCTCCTCTCTAGACGAGCCTTTAGACAAGCAACAGTCAG TCAGCAAAGGTTCAGGTGAAAGCACAAGTCAAGAGCAGTCTGCGAATACAAAGCTAGTCAGCACACAGTCTGAAGATACAAAGCTTAAGGAGCAGCAAAACCCTGGTCTTGAAGTGCCAGTGGAGGATCTGGTGAAGAACATACCTCTTGGCCAACTTGCGGTATCCCTAAACACAGTAGCTATTGAAGGCCTCACTGATGAGGAACTGTCAGACAGTGGCGAGGAGGGCATGTACCGTGAACGTGACGAGTTTGTGGTGAAAAACGAGGACATAGAAAGCTTGCAG GTCACCCTGAAGGCAGGAGTAGAACCTCCAGCCATTTGGAAGGTACAAAAGGCCTTGCTGCAGAAATTCATACCCGAGCTAAGAGATGGAAAACGAGTGTTTTCAGCTACCAACAGT TATCTGGGTTACTTTGGAGATGCTAAGACCATGTATCGGAGAGTATACGTTAAGTTTCTGGACACTGTGAACAAGCGGGAGTATGTGCGAGTCTGCAACAGAAAACCAAGGTGCAAGCCCATGCATTCCATGAG CACAAAACAAAGCCTGTCCAAACCCAGGCCAAAGCAGCCAAAAGCCAAGGCTGAACCACCAccgaaaaagaggaaaaaatggaAGGAAGAGTTCACAGAATCTGCACAGTTGGCTTCTTCAGAAGCTGTAGGTGAAGATGATG AATTTATACCGCCAGTCCCGTTTACTTCTCGCTTCCTCAACACCAGGACAATGAAGGAGACCTTCAAGAGTTTTGTGGAGCTGCTGATCAGCGTTGCTCTGGACGCAGACGTCATGATCACATTGGAGAGAGAGAACG ATGAACTTCTGCTGCCTCATATGAAGAAAGTAGACGGTATGATCACAGACAACAGAAGGAGGCTGCTGCCCAAACTGCGAGTGGGTCAGGTGTTTAAA AACGCTTTAGACATCTTTCCTGAGTTGTCAGTGGTGACTGAGCTGAAAACAGACGGAGAGACTCCCACTTTTAAAGTCAGACTGAGTGGGAAGGCGTATAACAGGAAGACCATGAAACCAGCCAAATCTCCTATTAAACTTCCCTTG gagTACACAGTGGAGCAGCAGAAAACACATTGGTTTTCTCTCTATCATTCGCTGCAGCACTACAAGTACCACACATATCTGATGTGTATGGATGAG ATTACACTGTTGCGCTCACGTGGCATGGATGTGGGACAGGAGGAGACTGTTCAGACCTGCATAGGAAACCGAGCGTGGGTGGAGGGACTCTTTGACCGTTTCGGAGAGCTTCTCACACAGGTCCAGCAGGCCTGCCTTTAA
- the prrg4 gene encoding transmembrane gamma-carboxyglutamic acid protein 4 translates to MLIFVLMLWGFTFSGLCVCDRDTERSQQVEDRNAVFTEEQEANQFLGRHLLYNRFDFEIFTPGNLERECIEEVCNYEEAREVFENIPDTDAFWKKYTTSHTNQEQKIDVTALLVGLIAGGVAIVIVGLLVWYTCQNSCRNKPIRSRSSRSNASVIIRRLEEVSLHPIPPPPLSDEMEAHGLPSYEQAIAITGPHDAPPPPYPGSRPGTIRR, encoded by the exons ATGCTGATATTTGTTTTAATGCTGTGGGGCTTCACCTTtagtggactgtgtgtgtgtgacagagatacagaaagatCCCAACAGGTAGAGGACAGAAATGCAG TGTTTACAGAAGAGCAGGAGGCCAATCAATTTTTAGGACGCCACCTGCTGTACAACCGATTCGACTTTGAAATCTTCACGCCGGGGAATTTGGAGAGGGAGTGTATCGAGGAAGTGTGCAACTATGAGGAGGCGCGCGAGGTTTTTGAAAATATTCCAGACACA GATGCTTTCTGGAAAAAGTATACGACCA GTCATACGAATCAGGAGCAGAAAATCGACGTAACTGCTCTGTTAGTGGGCCTTATCGCAGGTGGAGTGGCCATTGTCATAGTGGGTCTCCTGGTCTGGTATACCTGCCAAAACAGTTGCAGAAATAA gcCCATTAGGTCTCGTTCGAGCCGCAGTAATGCCTCTGTGATCATTAGGAGGTTAGAGGAAGTATCACTGCACCCtatccctcctcctcctttatCAGATGAAATGGAAGCACATGGTCTCCCCTCATATGAGCAGGCCATTGCTATAACTGGACCACACGATGCACCACCACCGCCATATCCAGg gtCGAGACCAGGCACCATTCGACGATAA
- the qser1 gene encoding glutamine and serine-rich protein 1 isoform X1, with protein sequence MLHNTALSGSMDGRYAGSGFTERRAASGETADWAYSNPSSSSYGATHIETDLPQRQSYTSSHTLTTYTTSQHPTGVSGVFDTGVHTTGSSSAESSVVNFISPIESRGHQAGPGATTLLPQFRTSPWQTGTNSSTELFLTGALPASGTFPTLSALSSYQHSSTFPTRSFATTSPLSVQHTTFSSSNGLLSNNESLLQIKPSHTTVPTAFAFDRLGGASLGSSLPIQSSTYRSAQESAPHLLQPQFSLLPSPLSNSQQIMPPYGAPVFSSSIERALQRECSVIKHHQRPSNTQPVQQQLSVSVQHSLQDYLPDNADVSFQDPSRHTPVSNSPNGIPNQSINSTVQQKTPTVQLQQTQTHSSSLPSSGFSSTCGMKAKDESNKTADDRGEDSELHDQEASSPMQQHRYASTAQNQSSVIASQSQLYTSAQLSSLMSVSPSQTHITSQSLMSNLSEPQAFSPNQPEKLPSIYKTLPLLATHSENQTSVSHSLMYASGQKHIMSSASNREEYDEQAQRLCMGSASHNYSSSHSQNLSTVSYYAQVPESVSPSQSYASGQSLTPSPPFTSSYGHSLPSSNSNQDYTLMQPSPSKSDGMLLHQTQKYLLSDQSSSSTPTYTQAIQINLSSVEQNPGYDKKKEEESLFLTSKENCGELSIHDMQRLQQASISSSIQSSVSNSVVGVQSNVVYVVSKLEDRQAHSVIRSNSRSEDQLIGLAPTSSTKDERMSTLIGQLVSPAHSYVTSGTKNNSLLVQSSHVALSTDQLKEHPVLLKVPTAQQVDQQTQSNHRDQRQLSKEQAQFVQLPSAQVLLEPSQMILVQKPLLQTLSNQSKPVQMQPISVQFLQMNNEILNSTVSTVEIPQITHQAVESMKQQLVQKDIFNSVTNQHDSKQHFTLSSICFPDSMLMTDERNILSNVDDILAATAAACGVTPQDFKTSSSEVDLASISSPSDSKCRYEVNNKHEANNFSSQHLISSTQTITSSVNGVQLTTDIHKEAEGHQSFTPPNSHTQQNNSQHEISEKVTNNHKKNEVSPKGLTSNGSYVNSNGGTMNTFSNNHTDFHLTSQEYNPTGFEKTDISKNKIQPKVTKSVKMEETFAECSSDSLSKKRVRSKGSSKQAIEDANGQPKPQKRSGQVKRQNSKGSETSSSSTSEGCIDGYQQQERIRQKIKEVEEKQPEVKTGFIGSFLDFLKSGPKQQFSSPPIRPPNRARKSSVPKRPFNQLSMPPTPIPSSTSMVSPDINTVSSSKRLDEDLQKNLETLPSFSSDEDESVGKNQDLQKSISSALSSLDEPLDKQQSVSKGSGESTSQEQSANTKLVSTQSEDTKLKEQQNPGLEVPVEDLVKNIPLGQLAVSLNTVAIEGLTDEELSDSGEEGMYRERDEFVVKNEDIESLQVTLKAGVEPPAIWKVQKALLQKFIPELRDGKRVFSATNSYLGYFGDAKTMYRRVYVKFLDTVNKREYVRVCNRKPRCKPMHSMRGSQKALLVQRAAASAISDSSVLKSSTKQSLSKPRPKQPKAKAEPPPKKRKKWKEEFTESAQLASSEAVGEDDEFIPPVPFTSRFLNTRTMKETFKSFVELLISVALDADVMITLERENDELLLPHMKKVDGMITDNRRRLLPKLRVGQVFKNALDIFPELSVVTELKTDGETPTFKVRLSGKAYNRKTMKPAKSPIKLPLEYTVEQQKTHWFSLYHSLQHYKYHTYLMCMDEITLLRSRGMDVGQEETVQTCIGNRAWVEGLFDRFGELLTQVQQACL encoded by the exons ATGTTACACAACACAGCCCTTAGCGGGAGCATGGACGGACGCTACGCGGGCTCGGGCTTCACAGAGCGGCGGGCCGCATCAGGCGAGACCGCGGATTGGGCCTACAGCAACCCGAGCAG CTCCAGTTACGGTGCGACTCACATAGAGACGGACCTTCCCCAACGGCAATCCTACACCTCAAGTCATACACTCACTACCTACACCACCTCTCAACACCCCACAG GTGTGTCTGGTGTCTTTGATACTGGTGTGCACACCACAGGAAGCAGCAGTGCTGAATCATCAGTCGTGAATTTCATCTCTCCCATTGAATCCCGAGGCCATCAGGCTGGACCTGGAGCCACAACTCTACTTCCCCAGTTCAGGACTTCACCATGGCAGACTG GCACAAATTCTTCCACAGAGCTCTTTCTTACTGGAGCTCTCCCTGCTTCTGGAACGTTTCCTACCCTATCAGCTCTTTCTTCCTACCAGCATTCCAGCACCTTTCCCACTCGGAGTTTTGCCACCACATCACCATTATCTGTACAACACACTACGTTTAGCTCTTCAAATGGCTTGCTTTCCAATAATGAGAGTCTACTTCAGATCAAACCTTCTCATACCACTGTGCCAACAGCTTTTGCCTTTGACCGCCTGGGCGGTGCTTCCCTCGGTTCTAGCCTTCCAATACAGTCATCTACATATCGTTCAGCCCAGGAGTCTGCGCCACATCTCCTCCAGCCACAGTTCAGCCTTCTACCCTCTCCCTTAAGTAACTCGCAGCAGATTATGCCACCTTATGGAGCCCCAGTTTTCTCCAGTTCCATCGAACGAGCACTTCAGCGTGAATGTAGTGTCATCAAGCACCATCAGCGGCCTTCTAACACCCAGCCAGTCCAGCAGCAGCTGTCTGTCAGTGTGCAACACTCTTTGCAAGATTACCTACCTGACAATGCTGATGTCTCTTTCCAGGATCCTTCTCGTCATACACCGGTTTCCAACAGCCCTAACGGAATTCCCAATCAGTCCATTAATAGCACTGTTCAGCAAAAGACTCCCACAGTGCAGCTGcagcaaacacagacacattcctCATCTTTGCCCTCTTCAGGGTTTTCCTCCACGTGTGGAATGAAAGCCAAGGATGAGTCAAACAAAACAGCAGATGATCGTGGTGAGGACTCCGAGTTGCATGATCAGGAAGCCTCATCACCCATGCAACAGCATAGGTATGCTTCCACAGCCCAGAATCAGAGTTCTGTGATTGCTAGCCAGTCACAGCTGTACACGTCAGCACAGCTTTCCAGTTTGATGTCTGTTAGCccttcacagacacacattacaTCTCAAAGTCTCATGAGCAACCTCAGTGAACCACAAGCCTTCTCTCCCAATCAGCCAGAGAAACTACCTTCTATATACAAAACATTGCCATTGTTGGCTACACATTCAGAAAATCAGACATCGGTTAGCCACTCTCTTATGTATGCTTCTGGCCAAAAGCACATAATGTCTTCAGCGTCAAACAGAGAGGAGTATGATGAGCAGGCACAAAGACTTTGCATGGGCAGTGCTTCTCACAATTATTCTTCCAGTCACTCTCAGAATTTGTCCACTGTCAGTTATTATGCCCAGGTACCAGAATCTGTTAGTCCCTCTCAGAGTTATGCATCAGGTCAGTCTCTCACACCTAGTCCTCCTTTCACTTCCTCCTATGGCCACAGCTTACCATCCAGTAATTCCAACCAAGATTACACCCTAATGCAGCCTTCTCCAAGCAAGTCAGATGGCATGCTGCTGCATCAGACTCAGAAATACTTGCTGTCTGACCAGTCATCATCCTCCACACCCACTTATACACAAGCCATCCAGATCAACCTGTCCTCGGTAGAACAAAACCCAGGCTATGACAAAAAGAAGGAAGAGGAGAGTTTGTTCCTTACATCCAAAGAAAACTGTGGAGAGCTTTCTATTCATGATATGCAGCGATTACAGCAGGCTTCAATAAGTAGTTCTATCCAGAGTTCTGTCAGTAACAGTGTTGTTGGGGTACAGAGCAATGTAGTATATGTTGTTTCAAAATTGGAAGACAGACAAGCACATAGTGTGATCCGAAGCAACTCTCGATCCGAAGATCAGTTAATAGGTCTTGCACCAACGTCATCCACAAAGGATGAGCGAATGAGTACTTTAATTGGGCAGTTGGTAAGCCCTGCCCATTCTTATGTAACCTCTGGCACAAAAAACAACTCTTTATTAGTGCAGTCCTCCCATGTAGCCTTGAGCACTGACCAACTAAAAGAACACCCTGTGCTTCTCAAAGTTCCTACTGCTCAACAAGTGGACCAGCAAACTCAGAGTAACCACAGAGATCAGAGGCAGTTGTCAAAGGAACAGGCACAGTTTGTTCAACTACCCAGTGCCCAAGTCCTTCTGGAGCCCTCACAGATGATCCTTGTTCAAAAACCTTTGCTCCAGACATTGTCAAATCAGTCTAAGCCAGTCCAAATGCAGCCTATTTCAGTTCAGTTCCTgcaaatgaataatgaaatcCTGAATTCTACAGTCAGTACGGTTGAGATCCCACAGATAACCCACCAAGCTGTGGAGTCCATGAAGCAACAGCTGGTCCAAAAAGACATTTTCAACAGTGTAACAAATCAGCACGATTCTAAGCAGCACTTTACCTTAAGTTCCATCTGCTTCCCTGATTCCATGCTAATGACAGATGAGAGGAACATTCTGTCCAACGTGGATGACATACTAGCTGCCACAGCAGCTGCCTGTGGAGTCACACCTCAGGACTTTAAAACCTCGTCTTCTGAAGTGGACTTGGCATCGATATCCAGTCCTTCAGACTCTAAGTGCCGCTACGAAGTTAATAACAAGCACGAAGCTAATAATTTCTCTTCACAGCATTTGATCTCAAGCACGCAGACCATTACATCATCTGTAAATGGTGTACAGTTGACAACAGACATTCACAAAGAAGCTGAAGGACACCAATCATTCACACCaccaaactctcacacacaacaaaataacTCTCAGCATGAAATATCTGAGAAGGTGACAAATAATCACAAGAAAAACGAAGTATCACCCAAGGGCCTTACTAGCAATGGTTCATATGTAAATTCTAATGGAGGTACTATGAACACATTTTCCAACAACCACACTGATTTTCACCTTACCTCACAGGAATATAATCCCACTGGGTTCGAAAAAACAGACATATCAAAAAATAAGATTCAACCTAAAGTAACGAAGAGTGTTAAAATGGAGGAAACGTTTGCAGAATGCTCCTCTGATAGTCTTTCTAAAAAGCGAGTCAGGTCAAAAGGTTCTTCCAAGCAAGCTATCGAAGATGCAAATGGTCAGCCGAAACCTCAAAAAAGAAGTGGCCAAGTAAAGCGACAGAACTCCAAAGGAAGTGAGACAAGTTCATCCTCAACCTCTGAGGGCTGTATTGATGGCTACCAGCAACAGGAAAGAATacggcaaaaaataaaagaggtcGAAGAGAAACAGCCAGAAGTTAAAACTGGGTTCATTGGATCTTTCCTGGACTTTCTTAAATCTGGGCCTAAACAACAATTCTCCTCACCACCCATACGGCCACCCAACCGCGCAAGAAAGTCTTCAGTTCCCAAAAGACCTTTTAACCAATTGTCAATGCCCCCTACACCCATACCCTCATCAACTTCAATGGTTTCACCAGATATCAACACTGTTAGCTCTTCTAAGAGACTGGACGAGGACCTTCAGAAGAATTTGGAGACACTCCCATCTTTCTCCTCAGATGAGGATGAATCAGTTGGTAAAAACCAAGACCTTCAAAAGAGCATCAGTTCTGCACTCTCCTCTCTAGACGAGCCTTTAGACAAGCAACAGTCAG TCAGCAAAGGTTCAGGTGAAAGCACAAGTCAAGAGCAGTCTGCGAATACAAAGCTAGTCAGCACACAGTCTGAAGATACAAAGCTTAAGGAGCAGCAAAACCCTGGTCTTGAAGTGCCAGTGGAGGATCTGGTGAAGAACATACCTCTTGGCCAACTTGCGGTATCCCTAAACACAGTAGCTATTGAAGGCCTCACTGATGAGGAACTGTCAGACAGTGGCGAGGAGGGCATGTACCGTGAACGTGACGAGTTTGTGGTGAAAAACGAGGACATAGAAAGCTTGCAG GTCACCCTGAAGGCAGGAGTAGAACCTCCAGCCATTTGGAAGGTACAAAAGGCCTTGCTGCAGAAATTCATACCCGAGCTAAGAGATGGAAAACGAGTGTTTTCAGCTACCAACAGT TATCTGGGTTACTTTGGAGATGCTAAGACCATGTATCGGAGAGTATACGTTAAGTTTCTGGACACTGTGAACAAGCGGGAGTATGTGCGAGTCTGCAACAGAAAACCAAGGTGCAAGCCCATGCATTCCATGAG AGGCTCTCAGAAAGCTCTGCTTGTCCAGAGAGCTGCAGCATCAGCCATTTCTGACTCCTCTGTTCTGAAATCCAGCACAAAACAAAGCCTGTCCAAACCCAGGCCAAAGCAGCCAAAAGCCAAGGCTGAACCACCAccgaaaaagaggaaaaaatggaAGGAAGAGTTCACAGAATCTGCACAGTTGGCTTCTTCAGAAGCTGTAGGTGAAGATGATG AATTTATACCGCCAGTCCCGTTTACTTCTCGCTTCCTCAACACCAGGACAATGAAGGAGACCTTCAAGAGTTTTGTGGAGCTGCTGATCAGCGTTGCTCTGGACGCAGACGTCATGATCACATTGGAGAGAGAGAACG ATGAACTTCTGCTGCCTCATATGAAGAAAGTAGACGGTATGATCACAGACAACAGAAGGAGGCTGCTGCCCAAACTGCGAGTGGGTCAGGTGTTTAAA AACGCTTTAGACATCTTTCCTGAGTTGTCAGTGGTGACTGAGCTGAAAACAGACGGAGAGACTCCCACTTTTAAAGTCAGACTGAGTGGGAAGGCGTATAACAGGAAGACCATGAAACCAGCCAAATCTCCTATTAAACTTCCCTTG gagTACACAGTGGAGCAGCAGAAAACACATTGGTTTTCTCTCTATCATTCGCTGCAGCACTACAAGTACCACACATATCTGATGTGTATGGATGAG ATTACACTGTTGCGCTCACGTGGCATGGATGTGGGACAGGAGGAGACTGTTCAGACCTGCATAGGAAACCGAGCGTGGGTGGAGGGACTCTTTGACCGTTTCGGAGAGCTTCTCACACAGGTCCAGCAGGCCTGCCTTTAA